In a single window of the Nicotiana tomentosiformis chromosome 8, ASM39032v3, whole genome shotgun sequence genome:
- the LOC138897403 gene encoding uncharacterized protein codes for MGSLAFIPVRERPLATDVQALSNRLVRLDISEPSRVLAYVVSRSSLFERIKARQYDDPHLLVLKETVQHGDAKDVTIGDDGVIKMYRDLKKHYWWRRMKKNIVGHISRCLNCQQVKYEYQKLGGLLQKIDIPE; via the exons aTGGGGAGTTTAGCATTCATTCCAGTTAGGGAGAGGCCTTTAGCTACGGATGTTCAGGCATTGTCCAATAGgttggtgagattggatatttcggagccgagcaGAGTCCTTGCTTATGTTGTATCTcggtcgtccttgtttgagcgcattaaggctcgccagtatgatgatccccacttacttgtccttaaggaaacggtgcagcacggtgatgctaaggacgTAACTATCGGTGATGATG gtgttatcaagatgtatcgtgacttgaagaagcattattggtggaggaggatgaagaagaataTTGTTGGGCATATTTCTAGGTGTTTGAATTGCCAACAGGTCAAGTATGAGTATCAGAAactgggtggtttgcttcagaagattgaTATACCGGAGTGA